GCCACATGATCATTCATGCCAACGTTTAAGCACTTTTCTTTATCACCCGCCATCGCATTTGCGGTCATGGCAATAATAGGTAATAGCTCGTAAGCCGCATTTTTACGAATATGCTCTGTTGCTGTATAACCATCCATCACAGGCATCTGGCAATCCATCAATACTAAGTCAAAGTCTTGCTGGTTAAGTTTGTCTAATGCAATTTGGCCATTGTCAGCAATGGTGAGTTCAATCCCCACTTGCTCTAAAAACTCAGTGGCGACTTCTTGGTTCATATCGTTATCTTCAACTAACAATATTTTCTTGCCTTTGAGCTGGTCTAACAAAGCTTCATTAAGCTCAGTGGCTTTCGCTCTCACAGGCATATGCCCCTGCTTGCCTAGAGCTGACATAATGGCATCAAGCAAACGTGAAGCACTCACTGGTTTGGTTATGTAGCCATTAATGCCCAAGCGATTAATTGAATCAGTAAACTCAGCAGTTGCATGCGCCGATACCATAATCGTCAATGGCGGATTAGCGCTTTGATTGATAATCGTCTCAGCAGTTTTTAATCCATCAAGACCCGGCATTTTCCAATCTATTAAGGCTAGTTGATAATCGTTAGAATGGCACTTGGATATAGCCTCTGTACCATCTTTGGCTAGCGCCACATTAAAGCCCATACTGGTAAGCATAGTTTGCAAAATATCTCGGGCGGTTTGATTGTCATCAACAACCAATATCTCCATTCCTTCCAACTCTTGAGTGACCTTCAGTTGTAAGTCGTCAGCCTGACTCACATTAGCAGTGAAGTAGAATGTACTACCTATACCACGCTTGCTTTCAACTCCAATTTCACCGCCCATGAGCTCAACCAGTTGCTTACAAATCGCTAAGCCTAAGCCAGTACCACCATATTTTCTGGTGGTTGAACTATCAGCTTGGCTAAATGACTTAAACAGTTTATTGCACTGCTCAGGAGTGAGGCCAATACCGCTATCTCTAACACTAAACTTAAGTTCGAGTTCATCACCTTGCTGAGTGATAGATTCAATCGCGAGGATCACTTCGCCCCGCTCAGTAAACTTGATGGCATTATTCATCAAATTAATCAGCACTTGACTCAATCTCAACGGATCGCCCATTAAGTGACTAGGGATATTGGGCGCAACAGAGAACAACAACTCCAATTGTTTATCGGCGGCTTTTGCGGCAAACATATCGCTGAGATCTTCCAGCATGGTATCAAGCTGAAACGGCACTATCTCAATTTCCATTTTGCCGGCTTCAATTTTTGAAAAGTCCAGAATATCGTTAATGATCCCAAGCAAGGATTTTGATGCACGCTCAATTTTTTCAACGAAATTATGCTGTTTTTTGTCTAAGTCCGTTTGTAAACACAGATGAGACATACCAATAATCGCATTCATAGGTGTTCTAATTTCGTGTGACATGTTAGCTAAAAAGTCACTCTTGGCTTTACTTGCCGCATCCGCATCATCTTTCGCTTGTTTTAACTCGTTCGAGACCGTCATTAAGCTGGTAATATCAGCCATAGAAACTACAGATGAAGTCACTTCACCTTGATCGCTCTTAAGCGCAGCAAAGGTCATGTCCATCCAAATAACTTCACCGCTTTGGCTGAGCACTCTCGGTTCAATATTAAAATTATCAAAAGCGCCACTGACTAACAGTTCAAATCTTTCTCTGGCGAGTTTTTTATCCTCGACGGCCATAAACTCGAAAAAGAGCTTACCTTCTAAATCATTTGAGTTAATGCCGATATTACGACCAAAGTGTTCATTACAATTAATGATCACACCATGAATATCGATATTCACAATGCCCATTTCCGCGGTGTTAAGCAGGGTTCGTAAATGCTTTTCTCGGTCTGCAAGGCGATTTTCGGCATTTTTCCTGTCAGTGACATCCATTAAGTAGCCATTCCAGAGCACTGCATCATTGGCTAACGCCTGACCTTTCGCCCCAGCTTGCAGCCAGATAATTTCACCTGAAGGATGTCGATATCTAAATTCTGTGACCCAATGAAGGCCCTGTGTACTTTTACCCGATAGATCATCAATGACGGTTTGTCTTTCGCTATCAATAATTCGACCAATCAATAAATCAAAATCTTGCATTAACATGTCACGTGGAAATCCAATGATGCTTATGCAGGCTTCTGATAAAAAGCTAAACTCCCGCTCAGTCTCTGAATGCCATATCATTTGGTAAACTAAATTAGGTAAGGATTCTGTGATATTCTCTAATTGTTTTTGAGAGTTTTGGATGGTTTCAAGGGCACTTTTTCTTTCAGTAACATCATTGATGCTGCCGTCAAACCATAAAGGTGTGCCCTGCTCGTCATAGCTGGCTTTACCTTTTTCTTGTATCCATTTGATACTGCCATCACGGTGATAAATACGGTACTCAACATCGAAACTTTGCTGAGTGTTAATTGCCTCAGATATTGCAGCAAAACAAGCTGCATCATCATCAGGATGAATAATGGTATTAAATTGCAGCTTGTTACTTTCAATAATGTCAGATGCTGGATAACCAGTAATATCAGCAATATTGTTACTGACATACTCCATAATCCAATGATCACCAATTCGAGTTCGGTAAATTGCCCCTGGAATATTTGCTACCAAGCCTCTAAATCGACTTTCGCTATCTTTGATCTTTCTTTCTATTGCCATTTGATTCGTTAAATCACGGATGGTTGCCGCTATTTGTTTTTTGCCGTCATGTGCAATAGGCAATAAGGCTAAATTAATTTCCACCTGCATTTCAGATGTATCAGACTTTAATGCAACCCAGCCTTCTTTAGGTGTAGTGAAACGTGTTAGTCCTTGCTCTAAAAACACTGCTCTTACAGCATCATGTTTGCTCCTATATCGCTCAGGAAATAACAACTCCACATTAAGCTTTAATAGTGCATCAGCTGAATATCCGAATAACTCTTGGCAGCGGGTATTGGTGAAAATAATCCCCCCCTGCTCATCCACAATTAACATCGCTTGTGGTGATGACTCGATTACAGCATTTGACCATACTGCAGCAGAGAATTGCTCGGTGACATCGGTAAAAAGCATTTCTACAGAAATTAGCTCACCAGAGTCGGCAACTAAAGGTTGCATGAAAACATCTAAGCGTCTTATTTCACTATCACCAGCGAGCATTTCAACTTGATGGGCTGGCACCGATTTGCCCTCAAGTGCTTGTTCCATGTAATTCCAATTAGCTTCATTAATTGGATCACTGGTAAACATACGTTGGTACTTGCGTTTTAGTGTGTCGGCATCGACTTGCAACACCTTTTTAACCCCATCACTCACTTGAGCTAATTGCCCATTAGCATCTAATGAACAATAAAATGATTTATCACTCATACCATCGATTAAGCTTGCGAAACGACTACCGGTAGAGTCCTTTAATGCCAACTCTCTTTCTTCAAGCAAAGCAGCTAGTTGGTTAAATTTTTGGGTTAATGTTGATACCTCGGAAATATTAGAACGATCGGCAGTTAGGCGATCTATCCTACCTTCCCCAAAATCCATAATGCCATTTTCGAGATTTTCTAAGGGTCGACTTAGACGCTTGGAAGCAAGAATACTCGTTAATAACAGCGCAATAGATAAGAGTAATAATATGAATGCTAATCGTGAAAAATTAGACAAAAAGTATTGTCTAAGTTCACTATCACTGGTAGCAATAACCACTTGCCATTTTAACGACGAAACATTGGCAACACTAACAAGAAAACGGTCACCAGAAACGGTTACCGCTTCAGTTTGCCCTGCTATATTATTGGTTAAAAGTGATTTTAATTGGTCATTTTGAGGGTTGTCAGATAGCCACCTATCACTGCTACCTTTTAAGTCACTATTCTTTTCATCGTAAAAAATAATCTGATCATTACTGTCAAGAATCACGAGATTTTTACTGGGGATTTTCATCAAACTTGGTAAGTTGTTTAATGCAAGATCGGCGGTAACAACACCATATCGATCATCAACAGCTCCAAAGGCTTTAGAGTAAGTCATCATTAAGATGTTACCAGCACCTTCATCAAAATAAGGCTCTGACCATACTCCGGTTTTGCTTGCCATCGCGTCAGTCCACCAACTCCAACTTCCATCAGTGTAGTCATACGCTTCTGCCCCAATATCCATAATATGGATCTTGTTACCTTCACGGTAAGCAAACGGAGCATAACGCAGCTTTTGAGTTAAAAAGTTGGGACGGTAAGCAATTGCGCTACCAAAAATACTAGGATTACGTTCGAGTCGGTTGATAAGTAAGTTTTCAACTTTATCGATATCATCATATAAATCATCACTATCGATATAAGTTAAGTAATCAGATAAACCACGAGTGGTATTTTGAACTGAGTCCAGAACAAAATTAAGATGATTGGCTGAAAGAACAGCTTGTTGCTCTAAACGATCATAGACATCATTTTCATGTTCTTGGTAATTAATCCAGCCATTAAACCCATATACTAATGCCATGATTAAAATCAATGGCAAGGCAATATAAGCCAAAATTCGACTTCGAAAACTATGAAGCTTTTGCTTATTTTTATCCATAAATACAAGTCTCATTAGCAAGTCGAAATTAGGTTGTCGTCAAGTTAACCCTGCTGATATCCATAACTTGGCTTACTACAGCAACATTCACATTACGTTATGGTTTGATAATTACCAATACATCATAAGAAGGATTAAACTGCTCAAAAAACACTCTTACCACTATAAACCTTAAGCCTATGATTGCAATTACAAATACATCTAAACAATCCACACTCAGTGTAAGCTTACTCCCTTTAAAGGCTAGTCATCGTCGCCATTAGATACAACTAAAGTCGCAATATATTTTCTGAACTATTTTTAATGAATTTAAAATTCCCTTTTAAGATCGATCCTTAAGATCGAAACTATCGTATGATGATGTAATTAATAGATTTACTGGATCTTGTTATGCGAAGCGATGTGAGCCAAGTTGTCAGCCAACTAACGCAGGTATCAAAAGGGTTTACTGATGGTGACCAATATCATCAAGTACTCGATTGCGTCGATTTAACATTGAACATCGGAGACACCATTGCACTAACAGGGCCAAGTGGAACTGGGAAAAGCACCCTACTTAATATTATTGCAGGTTTTGAAAGAATCGATTCTGGTGCACTGCAGCTATTAGGTCAACAAGCTGAGCAATGGCAGGACAATCATTGGAGTGACTTTCGTCGTCAGCAACTCGGTATTGTATTTCAGCAATTTAATCTACTTACCCCATTAAATGTCATCGATAATATCCGCTTTCCATTACAATTGAATCAGTTGAAATGGAGCCCTTGGTGCGATGAACTGATTGATAAACTTGCACTCACTGAGGTGCTATCAAGACCCGTCGAAACCTTATCCGGTGGCCAACAACAACGTGTTGCCATTGCTAGAGCGCTCGTACATCAACCTGCATTACTACTCGCAGATGAACCAACGGGCAACCTTGATGAAAAAGCCGGCCAACAAGTCATGCAATTGCTATGTGAATTAGCACAAATGGCTAACACAACAGTTTTGATGGTGACTCATAGTAATACTTGCGCCAATTACATGCACAGACGTTGGCATTTAGAGCAAGGTAAAATCCATGAGTAATATTCGTGCTCAAACTGACGATGCCAACAAACCAATTGTGTCCAAGATAAATACATTATCTGAAATAGGTTTTAGTTTACGTGTTTTCTTTGCCCATTACCGGCATGCGCCTTTGCAAGCTGGCGCTATTTTACTTGGCATAATCTTAGCTGTGACCTTACTTATTGGGGTTAAATCAACTAACGAGAATGCTGTTCGAAGTTATAGTGAAGCAACTGAACTCCTAAGCCAAAGAGCCAGTTTACTTATTACACCTACAGCCGGGGAGCGTTACCTTAATGAGCAAGTTTATTTTAGATTACGTCAATCTGGCATAAGCAACGCCTTAGCCATTGTGAATGGCCTTGTAGTGGACTCACAAGGAAGACGCTGGCAAATTCAAGGCAGTGATTTATTTGCAGCAATCAATTTACAAGTCAACCAGACAACATCAAGTGACAACAATGCAGATGATAACGCCAGTCAAAATAACGCCTTTGTTAACCCTAATATCCCTATAGCTAGATTACTCGCGGCTGAAAACATTCTATTAATGAGTGAGTCCTTGGCAGATAAAATCGCCCCTAATGGTGAGTTTTATTTGCAAGATTCCAGCAAGGAGAATGCTGCCACTATCAAACTAGACGTCATCGGATTAAATGATGATTTTGGTCTAGGTAACGCCATCGTGGCTGATATTTCACTGGCACAAAAACTATTACATCAGCCAAACCAGCTCTCTTACATTGCGTTATTTGATAATCCTGAGTTATTGATTAAACGTATTAATCAGCAAAACCTGCTTCAAGAACAAGCTAATATTACCGAACAAGATCAAGGCCAAGCTCTACAAGAGCTCACTCGTAGTTTTCATTTGAATCTCAATGCCATGAGTATGTTGGCATTTGTAGTTGGACTTTTCATCGCCTATAACGGGGTGCGCTACAGTTTAATGAAGCGGCAAAAATTACTGGTGCAATTGCTTCAGTTGGGCATTCAAAAAAAACGTTTAATGCTGGCATTAATTTGCGAACTAATGCTACTGGTTATAATTGGTTCAATAATCGGTTTTATCCTTGGACTGCAACTAAGTTTGTGGCTACAACCTATGGTGGCAATGACCTTAGAGCAACTCTACGGTGCTAGACTTATGCCGGGTTCATGGCAATGGCAATGGTTAGCGCAAGCAATTGGGCTGACTTTATTTGCCGGACTATTAGCTTGCTTACCTCTATATAGACAACTCACCAATCAACCCCTTGCACGAATAAGTACTAAAACTAACCAGGTTCGCCACCTCGTTCGAACCCATAAGGTTCAATTTATCCTTGCAGTACTGAGTCTAATTGCTTGCGCGATTGCCTTTCCTTTTGCCAAGCAGTACCAAGTCAGTTTAGGGTTAATGGGCGTGGTGATTATCGCAATCCCTCTTTTGCTGCCGCTTACCATATACAAAATAAGCCAATGGCTCGCACATATCTTCCCAGCGGGTATATGGCATTACATGATTGCTGAAACCAAAGAGTTAATCGGGCCTTTATCGCTTGCCATGATGGCAATGCTATTAGCGTTAACGGCCAATATCTCTATGAATACCTTAGTGGGAAGCTTTGAAGTCACCCTAAAAACATGGCTCGAAAGCCGTCTACATGCTGACTTATACATGCGCCCTTCAGGCGATAAAATTCTCGATATACAAGACTTTTTAAGCGATAAAGAAAAAGTCAGTGGTGTTTATACCCAGTGGACTGTTCAGTCACAGTATCAAAATATGCCAGTTGAATTGGTAACCCGTGACTTATACTCAACCAAAGTCACCAGCTCATTAAAATCTCAAACCAGTGATTTATGGCAAGAATTTCAATTAGGCAATCAAATCCTCATCAGTGAGCCTATCGCCATAAAATACGGTTTAAACCTTGGTGACACTTTTGAAATAGAAGCTTTTATACAAACCTCGAGCTCACAATTATCTCGAAATACCTTGGAATCTAGTGACACATTACCCACCATTGGCGGAATATTTTTTGATTATGGTAATCCTAAAGGCCAAGTCGTCATTGACCAGGAATTATGGAAAAAAGTAGGTTTACCCGAAAAACCCAAAAGTATTGCAGCCAGTTACCAAGGTGACATCAGCGAACTTGAGCAATTGTTAGTCGACAGTAAACTAATCTCTAACGCGCAAATGTACAACCAAGCCAAGATAAAGCAACAAGCCATCGCCATGTTCAAACAAACGTTTTCTATTACCATGGTGCTCAACAGCTTAACCTTGATGGTTGCGGCCATTGGCTTGTTCAGCGCTTGTTTAATGTTAACCCAAGCTAGGCAAGCACCACTGGCTAAGCTTTATGCTTTAGGAATAAGCAAAGGCAAGTTAAGAATCATGACATTTGTGCAGATGCAGCTCATTGTGCTTCTAACATGCTTGGTAGCATTACCTACTGGCGCCGTTTTGGGGTACTTACTAATTAACAAAGTGACCTTTCAAGCCTTCGGCTGGAGTATCGCCATGTTATGGGACTGGCAAGCTTATATTCGAGTGGTGTTTATAGCATTAGCCACTAGCGCTGTCGCCATTGCAATTCCACTTTACTGGCAAACAAGAAAGCCGCTGATTAATAGTTTGCAGCAGGAGGCCTTATGAAACCGATAATCTGTCCATCATTTGTTGTATCTGTTAAAGCCAAGCTTGAAAGAACCATTTCATGGCTACTGTTGCCAGCTTTATTGATGTTAGTGGCTTGTCAGCCTGAGCCCGCTACAACTATTAGTATGGGCGGTTTATTGGGTGAGTCACCTTCACAAATGGAAGATTACGACAGTGTCACACCTGATTATCAATTTTCTTTTCCTGCCGATCACCAAAGCCATGACAATTTCCGTCAAGAATGGTGGTATTTAACCGCCAACATGCAAACACAAACAGGTGAGCAACTTGGTATTCAATGGACACAATTTAGAATTGCACTTGCAACTAATAGCTCAAGCGATGATAAAAAAACTAATTGGGCAACATCACAGATGTATATGGCTCATGCCGCGTTAACCTCAAAAAGTAATCATCAAGCAGCCGAAAAATGGTCTCGAGGCCATCCAAACCTTGCCACTATTAGTGCCCAGCCATTCACTGCAAAATTAGATAACTGGCAATGGATTAGTGAATCGGATGGGCTTTTTCCTGCGACATTATCTGTAGCAAACGACGATTTTAGTTATCAGTTGTCTTTAATAAGTCACGCTCCAATGCAACTGCAAGGTAATAAGGGTTACAGCATTAAAAGTGCTGATGCTGCCGTCGCCTCCTATTACTATAGCCAACCATTTATAGATCTAACTGGCACGATTACACGCAACGGAAAACAAGAATTGGTTTCTGGTAAAGCTTGGTTAGATAGAGAGTGGAGTTCACAATTTCTCACCAAAGCCCAACAAGGTTGGGACTGGTTTTCCATCAGATTAAATGATGGCTCTGCATTAATGGTGTTTCAGCTTCGCGGCGCAAATAAAGATACGCCCGATTTTTATAGTGCTAGACGAATGTTTTCTGACGGCTCAGGACGAAATATCAATAGTTCGCAATCACCTGATGATATTTCAATGACGCCTATTAATTGGCAGCAAACCGACAGTGGCAACTACCCCACTAGTTGGCAACTAGCAATAAATAGTGAGCAAATCGATGTCACTATCAGTGCGCTAAACCCTGATAGCAATATGCCATTATCCATTGCTTATTGGGAAGGTCCCATTAACGTTATTGGCAGCCATAATGGCAATGGTTATATGGAGTTAACTGGATATTAGTGTGCGTTACTCCCTATGTGATACACACTAAACAATCCGCACAGAAAGCACTAAGGTAAATGGTAAGAGAATAAAGAGTGAATGATTAAATTAAAACCAACTTATGAACAAAATAAAAACAATCAATAAAACCATTTAAATCTACTACTTCCCCTTCATTTTCTCCCATCTTCACCTAGAATCAATGTATCGCTTAAATTAACACCAGCTAAATAAGTGACTGAGTAACTTCTAAAATGTGTTATAGATCACATGATAAAATGTGATCTACGACAATAAATCCCCAGTATACTCATTGCGAGGTATACCCATGATAAATGTGAGGTTTAAACTCAACATTATAGAGATGAATAAAGCCATTATTTGGCATATAAAACGATGATTAACCTTTCAAGGTTATCAACTAACAGCAAAGAGTGAGGAAACACCATGAGCATAAGCCGTCGCGAGTTTCTAAAAGCCAATGCCGCTACTGCAGCCGCGTCGGCTGTTGGGCTTGCCTTACCAATCAAAATGGTTCAAGCAGAAGAAAAATCTGCAGAAATTAAATGGGATAAAGCCCCATGTCGTTTCTGTGGTGTAGGTTGTAGTGTATTAGTCGGAACAAAAGGCGGTAAAGTTGTTGCGACTCAAGGTGACCCAGAAAGCCCTGTAAACAAAGGTCTTAACTGTGTTAAAGGCTACTTCCTTTCTAAGATCATGTACGGTAAGGACCGTTTAACTTCGCCATTATTAAGAATGAAAGATGGCAAGTATGACAAAGAAGGCGAATTCACTCCTGTTAGTTGGGATGTTGCTCTAGACACTATGGCTGACAAGTGGAAAGAAAGCATCGCTAAAAAAGGCCCGACTTCAGTTGGTATGTTTGGTTCTGGTCAATGGACTATTTGGGAAGGCTACGCTGCATCTAAATTGCATAAAGCTGGCTTCTTAACCAACAACATCGATCCTAACGCTCGTCACTGTATGGCATCGGCGGTAGGTGGTTTCATGCGTACTTTTGGCATTGATGAGCCAATGGGTAGTTATGACGACTTCGAAGCGGCAGATCACTTCGTGCTTTGGGGCGCGAACATGGCAGAAATGCATCCAATTTTATGGTCACGCTTAACTGACCGTCGCTTAAGCCATGCTGGCAGCAAAGTTCACGTGCTTTCTACTTTCGAAAACCGTAGCTTTGAATTAGCTGATAACGCGATGGTGTTTAAGCCACAGTCTGACCTAGTTATCTTGAACTACATTGCTAACTACATCATTCAAAACGACGCGGTTAATAAAGACTTCGTTAGCAAACACACAAACTTCGCAGAAGGTGTGACTGATATCGGTTACGGCCTTCGCCCTGAGCACCCTCTTGAGAAGAAAGCAAAGAACCCTGGTAATGGTAAGTCTAAGCCTATCTCTTTTGAAGAATACGCAAAGTTTGTCAGTACTTATACTGCTGAATACGCATCTGAGATGAGTGGCGTGCCTGTTGAGAATCTTGAAGAAATGGCTAAAGCATATGCTGATCCTAACATCAAGATCATGAGCTTATGGACTATGGGTATTAACCAACATACTCGTGGTGTTTGGGCAAATAACATGCTTTATAACATTCACTTGCTAACCGGTAAAATTGCCACTCCAGGTAACAGCCCGTTCTCATTAACTGGCCAACCATCAGCTTGTGGTACTGCTCGTGAAGTCGGTACATTCGCTCACCGTCTCCCTGCTGATATGGTAGTGGCAAATCCTAAGCATCGTGCAATGACTGAAGATTTATGGCAATTACCAGAAGGCACTATTCCGCCTAAACCTGGTTACCATGCTGTTCTTCAAAGCCGTATGCTTAAAGATGGCAAACTAAACTGTTACTGGACTATGTGTACCAATAACATGCAAGCCGGTCCAAACATTAACGATGAAATTTACCCAGGCTTCCGCAACCCTGAAAACTTCATTGTGGTGTCTGATCCATATCCTACAGTAACGGCAACAGCAGCTGACTTGATTCTTCCTACTGCGATGTGGGTTGAGAAAGAAGGTGCATATGGTAATGCAGAACGTCGTACTCATATGTGGCATCAGCAAGTTAAAGCACCTGAAGGCGCTAAGTCTGACTTATGGCAGCTTGTTGAGTTCTCTAAGCGCTTTAAGGTTTCAGAAGTTTGGCCTGCAGAGTTAATTGCTAAAAAGCCTGAATACGCTGAAAAGACTTTATATGACATCTTGTTTGCGAACGGCGTAGTGGATAAATTCCCTACTTCTGAATGTAAAGGCGACTACAACGACGAAAACGATGCATTCGGATTCTACCTTCAAAAAGGTCTGTTTGAAGAATATGCTCAGTTTGGTCGTGGACACGGTCACGATTTAGATGCATTTGACAACTATCATGAAAACCGCGGTAAACGTTGGCCTGTAGTCAATGGTACCGAAACGGTTCGTCGTTTTGTTGAAGGCAGTGACCCATACGTTAAAGCGGGTGAAGGTTATAACTTCTACGGCAAGCCTGATGGTCGCGCAGTGATTTTTGCTCTGCCATTCGAGCCTGCTGCTGAAGAGCCAAATGAAGAGTTTGACCTATGGATGTCAACCGGTCGCGTACTTGAGCATTGGCATACCGCCAGTATGACAGCCCGTGTACCTGAACTACATAAGTCATACCCTGATGCACAAGTATTCATGCATCCTAAAGATGCGAGCAATCGCGGTCTTAAAAATGGTGATGAAGTGAAAGTGATTTCTCCACGCGGTGAAGTTAAAACTCGTGTTGAAACCAAAGGCCGCAACAAGCCACCTGTCGGCGTGGTATTTATGCCATTCTTTGATGCTAGACAGCTGGTAAACAAACTATTACTTGATGCAACGGATCCATTATCGAAAGAAACGGATTTCAAGAAGTGTCCTGTGAAGATTGTTAAAGCCTAACTTGACTGAAGCGATGTCTTATCAAACGGAATATAGGCATCGCAATCACTAATTTTCTCTATCCATTTACAAAAAATAATGGATATGACGGAGTGTAAACCATGAAGAAAATACTCAGCCTTGCTGCGATAGTGCTCAGTCTTAGCGCATGCTCAGGTCAACAAACACCAGAAACAGCAGCTCCTGTGACTGTTAAATCACTAGCTGGCGATGTAGCCATTACAGCAACAATGCCAGCAGACGCTAAAGCGACTTACCCAAGCCGTGGTAAATCATTAGAAAGAACATTTGTGCATATGCCACCACTCATCCCGCACAAAGACTCTTATAAAATTACCATGAAGAAAAATGGTTGTTTATCGTGTCACAGCACAGAGAAAGCAGCGCGTATGAAAGCTACGCCTGTTGATGCATCTCACGTGAAAGCTGATGGCGAATTTGACGATAAGTACTACTTCTGCGTCCAGTGTCACGTTGCTCAAGCTGACAACAAAGAAGCCATTGTTGGTAACACTCACACTAACTAAGCTTTATTGAGCCTGTATAGTGCAAGCAATAAAATGCCACCGTCCTATGACAGTGGCATTTTTGATGGCTGCTAATTTTCTAA
This window of the Shewanella goraebulensis genome carries:
- a CDS encoding PAS domain S-box protein gives rise to the protein MDKNKQKLHSFRSRILAYIALPLILIMALVYGFNGWINYQEHENDVYDRLEQQAVLSANHLNFVLDSVQNTTRGLSDYLTYIDSDDLYDDIDKVENLLINRLERNPSIFGSAIAYRPNFLTQKLRYAPFAYREGNKIHIMDIGAEAYDYTDGSWSWWTDAMASKTGVWSEPYFDEGAGNILMMTYSKAFGAVDDRYGVVTADLALNNLPSLMKIPSKNLVILDSNDQIIFYDEKNSDLKGSSDRWLSDNPQNDQLKSLLTNNIAGQTEAVTVSGDRFLVSVANVSSLKWQVVIATSDSELRQYFLSNFSRLAFILLLLSIALLLTSILASKRLSRPLENLENGIMDFGEGRIDRLTADRSNISEVSTLTQKFNQLAALLEERELALKDSTGSRFASLIDGMSDKSFYCSLDANGQLAQVSDGVKKVLQVDADTLKRKYQRMFTSDPINEANWNYMEQALEGKSVPAHQVEMLAGDSEIRRLDVFMQPLVADSGELISVEMLFTDVTEQFSAAVWSNAVIESSPQAMLIVDEQGGIIFTNTRCQELFGYSADALLKLNVELLFPERYRSKHDAVRAVFLEQGLTRFTTPKEGWVALKSDTSEMQVEINLALLPIAHDGKKQIAATIRDLTNQMAIERKIKDSESRFRGLVANIPGAIYRTRIGDHWIMEYVSNNIADITGYPASDIIESNKLQFNTIIHPDDDAACFAAISEAINTQQSFDVEYRIYHRDGSIKWIQEKGKASYDEQGTPLWFDGSINDVTERKSALETIQNSQKQLENITESLPNLVYQMIWHSETEREFSFLSEACISIIGFPRDMLMQDFDLLIGRIIDSERQTVIDDLSGKSTQGLHWVTEFRYRHPSGEIIWLQAGAKGQALANDAVLWNGYLMDVTDRKNAENRLADREKHLRTLLNTAEMGIVNIDIHGVIINCNEHFGRNIGINSNDLEGKLFFEFMAVEDKKLARERFELLVSGAFDNFNIEPRVLSQSGEVIWMDMTFAALKSDQGEVTSSVVSMADITSLMTVSNELKQAKDDADAASKAKSDFLANMSHEIRTPMNAIIGMSHLCLQTDLDKKQHNFVEKIERASKSLLGIINDILDFSKIEAGKMEIEIVPFQLDTMLEDLSDMFAAKAADKQLELLFSVAPNIPSHLMGDPLRLSQVLINLMNNAIKFTERGEVILAIESITQQGDELELKFSVRDSGIGLTPEQCNKLFKSFSQADSSTTRKYGGTGLGLAICKQLVELMGGEIGVESKRGIGSTFYFTANVSQADDLQLKVTQELEGMEILVVDDNQTARDILQTMLTSMGFNVALAKDGTEAISKCHSNDYQLALIDWKMPGLDGLKTAETIINQSANPPLTIMVSAHATAEFTDSINRLGINGYITKPVSASRLLDAIMSALGKQGHMPVRAKATELNEALLDQLKGKKILLVEDNDMNQEVATEFLEQVGIELTIADNGQIALDKLNQQDFDLVLMDCQMPVMDGYTATEHIRKNAAYELLPIIAMTANAMAGDKEKCLNVGMNDHVAKPIEVSLLYQTLIKYLGENNVAIELASPQKASVDIVETWPQHPDIDVDRGLQLVQNSARLYRKILTRFVEGKRNIASQISTAVETNNRDDAIRFAHTLKGVSGNLASNKLSELAQELEKNLIDEVEFSVELNATDELVQSLCDAIDLWLNNNELKESVESIELISNDAFVELLDKLLELLDEGDASATDMIDSLQQQVSQQTWQQLKPVGLMIKGYQFEDALEQIKQLRQNLNSSTD
- a CDS encoding ABC transporter ATP-binding protein; its protein translation is MRSDVSQVVSQLTQVSKGFTDGDQYHQVLDCVDLTLNIGDTIALTGPSGTGKSTLLNIIAGFERIDSGALQLLGQQAEQWQDNHWSDFRRQQLGIVFQQFNLLTPLNVIDNIRFPLQLNQLKWSPWCDELIDKLALTEVLSRPVETLSGGQQQRVAIARALVHQPALLLADEPTGNLDEKAGQQVMQLLCELAQMANTTVLMVTHSNTCANYMHRRWHLEQGKIHE
- a CDS encoding ABC transporter permease; the protein is MSNIRAQTDDANKPIVSKINTLSEIGFSLRVFFAHYRHAPLQAGAILLGIILAVTLLIGVKSTNENAVRSYSEATELLSQRASLLITPTAGERYLNEQVYFRLRQSGISNALAIVNGLVVDSQGRRWQIQGSDLFAAINLQVNQTTSSDNNADDNASQNNAFVNPNIPIARLLAAENILLMSESLADKIAPNGEFYLQDSSKENAATIKLDVIGLNDDFGLGNAIVADISLAQKLLHQPNQLSYIALFDNPELLIKRINQQNLLQEQANITEQDQGQALQELTRSFHLNLNAMSMLAFVVGLFIAYNGVRYSLMKRQKLLVQLLQLGIQKKRLMLALICELMLLVIIGSIIGFILGLQLSLWLQPMVAMTLEQLYGARLMPGSWQWQWLAQAIGLTLFAGLLACLPLYRQLTNQPLARISTKTNQVRHLVRTHKVQFILAVLSLIACAIAFPFAKQYQVSLGLMGVVIIAIPLLLPLTIYKISQWLAHIFPAGIWHYMIAETKELIGPLSLAMMAMLLALTANISMNTLVGSFEVTLKTWLESRLHADLYMRPSGDKILDIQDFLSDKEKVSGVYTQWTVQSQYQNMPVELVTRDLYSTKVTSSLKSQTSDLWQEFQLGNQILISEPIAIKYGLNLGDTFEIEAFIQTSSSQLSRNTLESSDTLPTIGGIFFDYGNPKGQVVIDQELWKKVGLPEKPKSIAASYQGDISELEQLLVDSKLISNAQMYNQAKIKQQAIAMFKQTFSITMVLNSLTLMVAAIGLFSACLMLTQARQAPLAKLYALGISKGKLRIMTFVQMQLIVLLTCLVALPTGAVLGYLLINKVTFQAFGWSIAMLWDWQAYIRVVFIALATSAVAIAIPLYWQTRKPLINSLQQEAL